From Oncorhynchus mykiss isolate Arlee chromosome 6, USDA_OmykA_1.1, whole genome shotgun sequence, the proteins below share one genomic window:
- the si:dkey-88e18.2 gene encoding interleukin-12 beta chain precursor: protein MTVVPWLIMLLCVILPTVNGLTSFHELYMVDKGDSLVTLTCPTAFSGAMTWKYEGETEDLDKTLVQGRNLILNEVDWYGEYSCWDGDKKLGSIYLLEELKNPDDDDLISCRAKSYGCTFNCSWTHSEFTAVRLGLGNDCTDSQESCTWVYPTTSLQDGGLEFELTHSLSPYTEEAAPLVVTVEAITRQDYLRKTKRFYLHDIVQPDSPAGMKCQVMDQRLKVKVEPPATWNCPPSYFPLEHQIGYIFKDNGKEEHSTNPLIPRGVSKLRARSRDPLVPSPWSQWTPWKNVTN, encoded by the exons ATGACTGTAGTACCATGGCTCATCATGCTCCTCTGTGTTATTCTACCGACAGTGAATGGTCTCACCTCCTTCCATGaactct ACATGGTTGATAAGGGGGACAGTTTGGTGACTCTGACATGTCCCACGGCATTCTCTGGAGCTATGACGTGGAAGTAcgagggagagactgaggatTTAGACAAAACTCTGGTCCAAGGCCGTAACCTGATACTGAATGAGGTGGACTGGTATGGAGAATACAGCTGCTGGGATGGAGACAAGAAACTAGGATCCATCTATCTACTGGAGGAGCTGAAGAACCCAGAcgacg ATGATTTAATCAGCTGTCGGGCCAAGTCTTATGGCTGCACCTTTAACTGTAGCTGGACCCACAGTGAATTCACAGCTGTCCGTCTTGGGCTGGGCAATGACTG TACTGACAGCCAGGAATCTTGCACCTGGGTGTACCCAACGACCAGCCTCCAAGATGGAGGGTTGGAGTTTGAACTGACACATTCGCTTTCACCCTACACTGAGGAGGCCGCTCCTCTAGTGGTCACTGTTGAGGCCATCACCAGGCAGGATTACCTCAGGAAGACTAAGAGGTTCTACCTACACGACATTG TCCAGCCAGACAGTCCTGCAGGGATGAAGTGCCAGGTGATGGATCAGAGATTGAAGGTGAAAGTAGAACCGCCAGCCACCTGGAACTGTCCACCCAGCTACTTCCCTCTGGAGCACCAGATAGGATACATTTTTAAAGACAACGGAaag GAGGAGCACTCTACGAATCCTCTCATACCGAGAGGGGTCAGTAAGCTGAGGGCCCGCTCCAGAGACCCCCTGGTCCCTTCCCCCTGGAGCCAGTGGACCCCCTGGAAAAATGTAACCAACTAA
- the si:dkey-88e18.2 gene encoding interleukin-12 beta chain isoform X1, with protein MTVVPWLIMLLCVILPTVNGLTSFHELYMVDKGDSLVTLTCPTAFSGAMTWKYEGETEDLDKTLVQGRNLILNEVDWYGEYSCWDGDKKLGSIYLLEELKNPDDDDLISCRAKSYGCTFNCSWTHSEFTAVRLGLGNDCTDSQESCTWVYPTTSLQDGGLEFELTHSLSPYTEEAAPLVVTVEAITRQDYLRKTKRFYLHDIVQPDSPAGMKCQVMDQRLKVKVEPPATWNCPPSYFPLEHQIGYIFKDNGKEEHSTNPLIPRGVSKLRARSRDPLVPSPWSQWTPWKNVVTGGKKEEKCKEKRKGKDSICCKTGEKKRTKTKSRSAFTANE; from the exons ATGACTGTAGTACCATGGCTCATCATGCTCCTCTGTGTTATTCTACCGACAGTGAATGGTCTCACCTCCTTCCATGaactct ACATGGTTGATAAGGGGGACAGTTTGGTGACTCTGACATGTCCCACGGCATTCTCTGGAGCTATGACGTGGAAGTAcgagggagagactgaggatTTAGACAAAACTCTGGTCCAAGGCCGTAACCTGATACTGAATGAGGTGGACTGGTATGGAGAATACAGCTGCTGGGATGGAGACAAGAAACTAGGATCCATCTATCTACTGGAGGAGCTGAAGAACCCAGAcgacg ATGATTTAATCAGCTGTCGGGCCAAGTCTTATGGCTGCACCTTTAACTGTAGCTGGACCCACAGTGAATTCACAGCTGTCCGTCTTGGGCTGGGCAATGACTG TACTGACAGCCAGGAATCTTGCACCTGGGTGTACCCAACGACCAGCCTCCAAGATGGAGGGTTGGAGTTTGAACTGACACATTCGCTTTCACCCTACACTGAGGAGGCCGCTCCTCTAGTGGTCACTGTTGAGGCCATCACCAGGCAGGATTACCTCAGGAAGACTAAGAGGTTCTACCTACACGACATTG TCCAGCCAGACAGTCCTGCAGGGATGAAGTGCCAGGTGATGGATCAGAGATTGAAGGTGAAAGTAGAACCGCCAGCCACCTGGAACTGTCCACCCAGCTACTTCCCTCTGGAGCACCAGATAGGATACATTTTTAAAGACAACGGAaag GAGGAGCACTCTACGAATCCTCTCATACCGAGAGGGGTCAGTAAGCTGAGGGCCCGCTCCAGAGACCCCCTGGTCCCTTCCCCCTGGAGCCAGTGGACCCCCTGGAAAAAT GTGGTTACGGGAGGCAAAAAGGAGGAGAAATGCAAAGAGAAACGCAAAGGAAAAGATAGCATCTGCTGCAAGACTGGAGAAAAGAAGAGAACCAAGACTAAGTCGAGATCTGCATTCACTGCTAATGAATAA